One part of the Macrobrachium nipponense isolate FS-2020 chromosome 38, ASM1510439v2, whole genome shotgun sequence genome encodes these proteins:
- the LOC135209809 gene encoding uncharacterized protein LOC135209809: MVLNVSIIVCLVKRFVLKRNTSGLIQPLSLSSTGTGMPDIRPEQAKLNPRTFSFSCTGLKPPLTLCSTGTAAVSEAYGPVWTPGLDLETRRTGSIDSISSQVHYQFISQSPMGEEERRFSSTTHSLMTELSEYQKQEETPLTTIPTSDYFISTASPLSNYKSDLINGGLNLAARKSQSSISLTNFNEFMTPGESQHGLDDNIFRRMKVRVQSPDIPDVCPKSPTLCPSLTRLQSCERTVSQLEDNEDRMSLSSNHSDSSYKGIQGQACGFRSHTPKSNVHQGNARCPAAIHKSERLTSSCHDIRREAIANKPCLGPTFSNICCSTKLTSQVIYHGQPHIQQQHEEEQKREHLQHLQHQNLQQRQMSQQHCPQLDNQRQSTENTSDHHRIIHQWPDHHYQERQQNVDHQNDPAHHHYHNQDQHCHLLHSEHHHHVQQQYLGHPHHAGVSEAPDNHHQHRELNENLKFPERQPFNHREHDAPCCPTSETTMFHQTFPCCHQSQFHLHQPKYEEYPQLHNEHAQYQYLGHQVPAVPQEIFHSLPRKMRRYHSEDLESPKLHRITHSTRSSTPQLYHHHGPPQSLSSNPITHSQSEHSYLTLSPQGDYQFHKDSFAEHSFSYKRETPVQYSRGQPSGLTTRDMTYDNNGYGHFETTLEL; this comes from the exons ATGGTTCTGAACGTCAGCATCATCGTCTGCCTCGTCAAGCGCTTTGTTCTGAAGAGGAACACTTCAG GCTTAATACAGCCACTATCGCTTAGTTCTACCGGCACAGGTATGCCGGACATTCGGCCTgagcaggcaaaactgaacccccGAACGTTCAGTTTTTCCTGCACAGGCTTAAAACCGCCACTAACACTCTGTTCTACCGGCACAG CTGCTGTTTCTGAAGCTTATGGGCCTGTTTGGACACCTGGCTTGGACCTTGAGACAAGGAGAACTGGAAGCATAGACTCTATATCATCTCAAGTGCATTATCAG ttCATTAGTCAGTCTCCAATgggtgaagaagaaagaagattctCCTCAACAACTCACAGTCTCATGACAGAACTATCAGAGTATCAGAAACAGGAAGAAACTCCTCTAACAACAATACCAACTTCTGATTACTTCATCAGCACAGCCAGTCCTCTTAGTAATTACAAAAGTGACTTGATTAATGGAGGATTGAATTTAGCAGCACGAAAATCCCAGTCTTCAATATCTCTGaccaattttaatgaattcatgACACCTGGAGAATCACAACACGGTCTAGACGACAACATTTTTAGAAGGATGAAGGTAAGGGTTCAGTCTCCAGACATCCCAGATGTCTGCCCCAAAAGCCCCACATTATGCCCTTCATTGACTCGTCTGCAGAGTTGTGAAAGGACAGTGAGTCAACTTGAGGATAATGAAGACAGAATGTCTTTGTCGTCAAATCATAGTGACTCCTCTTACAAAGGCATTCAGGGGCAAGCATGTGGGTTCAGATCTCACACACCTAAAAGCAACGTGCATCAGGGCAACGCAAGATGCCCGGCAGCTATTCATAAGTCAGAAAGATTAACGTCTTCTTGTCACGATATCAGAAGAGAAGCCATAGCTAATAAACCATGCTTAGGCCCTACTTTTTCCAACATTTGTTGCTCAACTAAACTCACGTCACAGGTCATATATCACGGTCAGCCACACATTCAGCAACAACATGAAGAGGAACAGAAACGTGAGCATTTGCAGCATTTACAACATCAGAATCTTCAGCAACGACAAATGTCACAGCAACACTGCCCTCAACTAGATAATCAACGGCAATCCACAGAAAATACATCGGATCATCATCGAATCATTCATCAGTGGCCTGACCACCACTACCAAGAACGTCAACAGAATGTAGACCATCAGAATGATCCTGCTCATCACCATTATCATAATCAAGATCAGCATTGCCATCTGCTGCACTCAGAACATCATCACCATGTGCAGCAGCAATATTTAGGACACCCTCATCACGCTGGAGTAAGTGAAGCCCCAGATAATCATCACCAGCATCGAgaactcaatgaaaatttaaagttTCCAGAAAGGCAGCCTTTCAACCACAGAGAACACGATGCGCCATGTTGTCCAACATCAGAAACCACCATGTTTCATCAAACATTTCCCTGCTGTCATCAGTCTCAGTTCCATCTCCATCAGCCTAAATATGAAGAATACCCCCAACTGCACAATGAGCATGCCCAGTACCAATATCTAGGGCATCAAGTCCCTGCAGTCCCACAGGAAATATTTCATAGTTTGCCACGTAAAATGCGACGGTATCATTCTGAAGACCTAGAGTCTCCTAAACTTCACAGAATCACTCATTCCACGAGATCATCAACTCCTCAACTCTATCATCATCATGGACCTCCGCAGAGCCTTTCAAGCAATCCAATAACCCATTCACAAAGTGAGCACAGTTATTTAACACTG